The sequence ACGGCGACGATCACGGTCGCCTTCCAGGGCCACTACTCCCGCTTCGTGGACATGGCGCAGACCTGATCGGACCGGGAAGGGGGGCAACCGGTGGTTCCAGCAGCGAGTCATGCGGTTCCTGATGTGCGGCCGGCCGGACGCAGCGACCTCGGCGTGCTGCTGGGCGTACTGTCCGACGCCCGGGAGGACCAGGAGCGGCAGGGGCTCCCGCCTTCCTGGCGGGTGCTTCCCCACTCGGCCGTGGCAGCCGGCGTCGACCGGGGCGAGACCTACCTCGTTCAGCTGGCGGGGGAACCCGTGGGGACGTTCGCCCTGGAAAGTGAGGACGCTGCGGTCTGGCCCGGCTCGGATGGGCCGAAGGCGGCCTATCTGCACCGGTTGGCTGTTGTTCCGTTCCACCACGGGCGAGGCATAGGAGCCTTCGCCGTGGACTGGGCCGCACGGACGGCTGCCGCGCGGGGATGCCTGCTCCTGCGTCTCGACGCCGTCGCAGCCAATGCGCGGTTGTGCTCCTGGTATGAGCGGCTGGGGTTCTCCCCGAGGGGCGAAGTGCTGCTCCCTGGATGGCAGCGGGCCAGCATGCGCTTCGAACGCGAAGTATGACCTGCCCATAGGGCTGCCGGCGT is a genomic window of Streptomyces sp. NBC_00708 containing:
- a CDS encoding GNAT family N-acetyltransferase, coding for MVPAASHAVPDVRPAGRSDLGVLLGVLSDAREDQERQGLPPSWRVLPHSAVAAGVDRGETYLVQLAGEPVGTFALESEDAAVWPGSDGPKAAYLHRLAVVPFHHGRGIGAFAVDWAARTAAARGCLLLRLDAVAANARLCSWYERLGFSPRGEVLLPGWQRASMRFEREV